The Methylomonas montana genome has a window encoding:
- a CDS encoding PEP-CTERM sorting domain-containing protein, with protein MQQQTLRASYLFFQPRQKGIDVNAVIPKLYLPGLVLAVALFTPSAESAVLIDTFSKFQYATNSFSGPLSVPGTSLSNLHRTLTATTSSSTATTEIVVEKGKLSISNSTDSTGTARIFYSFNTIDFTTFADVLLLTTQFSDANYEVEMVANSTSILSFQNLGGVGRHIVSFMQFSDPSAFKQLHSLELKLRGTRAAWDARFSSLTAGSATVPEPSVTALLAIGVAGIAGVGRRKIA; from the coding sequence ATGCAACAGCAAACGTTGCGCGCGAGTTATCTATTTTTTCAGCCCCGACAAAAAGGAATCGACGTGAACGCCGTAATACCAAAATTGTACTTACCAGGATTAGTCCTCGCTGTAGCCTTGTTTACCCCATCCGCCGAATCGGCCGTATTAATCGACACTTTTTCCAAATTTCAGTACGCAACAAATAGCTTTAGTGGTCCGCTTAGCGTGCCAGGCACTAGTTTGAGCAATCTACATAGGACACTGACAGCGACCACGTCTTCCAGCACGGCAACTACGGAAATTGTGGTTGAAAAGGGCAAATTGAGTATCAGCAATAGTACCGATTCGACTGGTACAGCGCGCATCTTTTACAGTTTCAATACCATCGATTTCACAACGTTCGCCGATGTGCTACTGCTTACCACCCAATTTAGCGACGCCAACTACGAAGTTGAAATGGTTGCCAACAGTACTTCAATCTTAAGTTTTCAAAATTTGGGGGGCGTGGGCCGGCACATCGTTAGCTTCATGCAATTCTCCGATCCATCAGCCTTTAAACAATTGCATAGCCTGGAACTTAAACTACGGGGAACCCGAGCCGCCTGGGATGCTCGCTTTAGTTCACTGACAGCGGGTAGCGCAACTGTTCCAGAACCTTCGGTAACTGCTTTACTGGCGATTGGCGTGGCAGGAATTGCCGGCGTCGGGCGCAGAAAAATAGCGTAG
- a CDS encoding DUF2797 domain-containing protein, with the protein MTSALACPVLYRLPVGEQQIDLNPLLGKKLSLRYSGQIFCVHCGKKSSKSFNQGYCYPCFIKLAQCDMCIMKPETCHYAAGTCREPSWGEEFCFQPHIVYLANSSGIKVGITRQSQTPTRWIDQGAVQALPIFKVASRHLSGLIEVTLAQHVSDKTSWQQMLKNNTVPLDLVAVRDQLLNQCQDQLHAIAKQFPDSPPQLLDDAESLTLDYPVLQYPSKVKSFNFDKEPLVSGVLEGIKGQYLIFDNGVINIRKFAGYEVEVTV; encoded by the coding sequence ATGACCAGCGCATTGGCCTGTCCAGTGCTTTACCGTTTGCCGGTCGGCGAACAACAAATCGATCTCAATCCCTTGCTGGGAAAAAAGCTGTCGTTACGCTACAGCGGCCAGATTTTCTGCGTACATTGCGGCAAGAAGAGCAGCAAAAGCTTCAATCAAGGCTACTGCTACCCATGCTTCATCAAGCTGGCGCAGTGCGATATGTGCATCATGAAACCGGAAACCTGCCATTACGCCGCCGGCACCTGCCGCGAACCGAGTTGGGGTGAGGAGTTCTGTTTCCAACCGCATATCGTTTATCTGGCCAACTCTTCCGGCATCAAGGTTGGCATCACTCGCCAGTCGCAAACCCCGACCCGCTGGATCGATCAAGGCGCGGTGCAGGCACTGCCGATTTTTAAAGTCGCTTCCCGCCATCTGTCGGGCTTGATAGAAGTCACTTTGGCACAGCATGTCAGCGATAAAACCAGCTGGCAGCAAATGCTGAAAAACAACACCGTGCCATTGGATCTGGTCGCCGTCCGCGATCAATTGCTCAATCAATGTCAGGATCAGTTGCACGCTATTGCAAAGCAATTTCCTGACAGCCCGCCGCAATTGCTCGACGACGCCGAGTCATTAACGCTGGACTATCCGGTGCTGCAATACCCCAGCAAGGTCAAATCCTTCAATTTCGATAAAGAGCCGCTGGTTTCCGGGGTATTGGAAGGCATCAAGGGCCAGTATTTGATCTTCGACAACGGCGTAATCAATATCCGCAAATTTGCCGGCTACGAGGTCGAAGTGACGGTTTGA
- the dnaB gene encoding replicative DNA helicase, which yields MSEDYYFTPDQAVESLKVPPHSIQAEQSVLGGLLLDNQTWDSVADKVTENDFYRRDHRLIFRSIAQLAEKQDPFDVVTLSEVLETTGELQDVGGLAYLSMLARDTPSAANIVAYANIVRDRSVLRQLIHVGTEISDSAFTTEGRETADLLENAERKVFEIAEQRQRGQGGFHSIKSLLAKAVDKIETLYELDGDITGASTGFTDLDEKTSGLQPSDLIIVAGRPSMGKTTIAMNMAENVALKSGMPVAVFSMEMPGEALAMRMMSSLGRIDQHKVRTGKLDDDDWPRLTSAINLLAETKMFIDDTPALTPTEVRSRARRLTREHGQLGLIVLDYLQLMQSPSSGENRVQQISDISRGLKALAKELNVPVIALSQLNRNLEQRPNKRPVMSDLRESGAIEQDADLIIFVYRDEVYHEDSPDKGIAEVIIGKQRNGPLGTVRLTFLGQYTRFENFAGVYNGPDDYE from the coding sequence ATGTCCGAAGATTATTATTTCACTCCCGACCAGGCCGTCGAATCCTTAAAAGTACCGCCGCATTCCATCCAAGCCGAGCAATCGGTGTTGGGCGGTTTGTTGCTGGACAATCAAACTTGGGATTCTGTGGCCGACAAGGTGACCGAGAACGACTTTTATCGCCGGGATCATCGGCTGATTTTTCGTTCCATCGCCCAATTAGCCGAGAAGCAAGACCCCTTCGATGTGGTGACACTATCCGAGGTGTTGGAGACCACCGGCGAATTGCAGGACGTCGGTGGGCTGGCGTATTTGAGTATGCTGGCGCGGGATACGCCTAGCGCCGCTAATATCGTCGCTTATGCCAATATCGTCCGGGACCGTTCGGTGTTACGGCAATTAATTCACGTCGGTACCGAGATTTCCGATTCGGCGTTTACCACCGAGGGCCGGGAAACCGCCGATTTGCTCGAAAATGCCGAACGCAAGGTATTCGAAATCGCCGAGCAACGTCAACGCGGCCAAGGCGGGTTCCATTCGATCAAGTCCTTGCTGGCTAAGGCTGTCGATAAAATCGAAACCCTGTACGAACTCGACGGCGACATTACCGGGGCCAGCACCGGTTTTACCGATTTGGATGAAAAAACATCCGGCCTGCAACCGTCGGATTTGATCATCGTCGCCGGCCGGCCGTCGATGGGTAAAACCACTATCGCGATGAACATGGCCGAAAACGTGGCGCTGAAAAGCGGCATGCCGGTGGCGGTGTTCAGTATGGAGATGCCGGGCGAAGCGCTGGCGATGCGGATGATGTCTTCGCTAGGTCGTATCGATCAGCACAAAGTCCGGACCGGTAAGTTGGACGACGACGACTGGCCGCGGCTGACTTCGGCTATCAACTTGTTGGCCGAAACCAAAATGTTTATCGACGACACGCCGGCTTTGACGCCGACCGAGGTGCGCTCACGTGCCAGGCGCTTGACTCGCGAGCACGGTCAGCTGGGTTTGATCGTGCTGGATTATTTGCAGCTGATGCAATCGCCGTCCAGCGGTGAAAACAGGGTGCAGCAGATTTCCGATATTTCTCGGGGCTTAAAGGCGCTGGCCAAGGAACTGAACGTGCCGGTCATCGCGCTGTCGCAGTTGAACCGGAATCTGGAGCAGCGCCCCAATAAACGGCCGGTGATGTCGGACTTGCGCGAATCCGGAGCGATCGAGCAGGACGCTGACTTGATCATCTTTGTTTATCGCGACGAGGTCTACCACGAGGATAGTCCAGACAAGGGCATCGCCGAGGTGATCATCGGCAAGCAGCGGAATGGACCGTTGGGCACGGTGCGGCTGACCTTTCTGGGGCAATACACCCGTTTCGAAAATTTTGCCGGGGTCTATAACGGCCCCGATGATTACGAATGA
- the alr gene encoding alanine racemase, giving the protein MMPAAFVRLDLDAVRHNLAQVKRYAPDNKIMAVIKANAYGHGMDRVAAALDEADGFAVARVDEGVRLRQAGFMQPITVLQGFVCVDELLQLLKYRLAAVIHSPQQIAILHQQAGVEGKLAVWLKMDTGMNRLGFKGADFNAAYRQLLSCALVEEPINLITHFANADDLLDDKTRRQIDLFNDAVKDHPGQCSIANSAGIIGWPNVRFGSAQDRASDWVRPGLMLYGCSPFAGKSGVDFGLKPVMSLHSRLIAVKDVAAGETVGYSGTWRCQTATRLGVVSIGYGDGYHRHTRSGAPVLVNGQRVPLIGRVSMDMITVDLNSLPDAQPSDPVTLWGGGLPVEEIARHADTIPYTLLCGITQRVQVIEQGLDDQADQTVTSTS; this is encoded by the coding sequence ATGATGCCGGCGGCTTTTGTACGTCTGGATCTGGACGCGGTTCGCCACAATCTGGCGCAGGTGAAACGCTATGCGCCGGACAACAAAATCATGGCGGTGATCAAGGCCAATGCCTATGGACACGGTATGGACAGGGTCGCCGCGGCTTTGGATGAGGCGGATGGTTTTGCGGTGGCGCGGGTCGATGAAGGCGTGCGCTTGCGGCAGGCCGGATTCATGCAGCCGATCACGGTGCTGCAAGGTTTCGTCTGTGTCGATGAGTTGCTGCAATTGTTGAAATACCGCTTGGCGGCGGTGATCCACTCCCCGCAACAAATCGCCATTTTGCACCAGCAAGCCGGTGTCGAGGGTAAGCTTGCCGTATGGTTGAAAATGGATACCGGCATGAATCGCTTGGGTTTCAAGGGTGCCGATTTCAATGCCGCTTACCGGCAATTGCTCAGTTGTGCGCTGGTCGAGGAACCGATCAATCTGATTACCCATTTTGCCAATGCGGACGACTTGTTGGACGATAAAACCCGCCGGCAGATCGATTTGTTCAACGACGCGGTGAAAGACCATCCCGGCCAATGCAGCATCGCTAACTCGGCCGGTATCATCGGTTGGCCCAACGTCCGCTTCGGCTCTGCTCAGGACAGGGCCAGCGACTGGGTCAGGCCGGGCTTGATGCTGTATGGCTGTTCGCCGTTTGCCGGTAAGAGCGGTGTGGATTTCGGTTTAAAACCGGTGATGAGCCTGCACTCAAGGCTGATCGCGGTCAAGGACGTCGCCGCCGGCGAAACGGTGGGCTATAGCGGTACCTGGCGATGTCAGACGGCGACTCGCTTGGGAGTGGTTTCGATCGGTTACGGCGACGGTTATCATCGTCATACCAGGAGTGGCGCGCCGGTGCTGGTCAACGGCCAGCGCGTGCCGTTGATCGGCCGGGTGTCGATGGACATGATTACCGTCGATTTGAACAGCCTGCCGGATGCCCAACCCAGCGACCCAGTGACATTGTGGGGTGGCGGGTTGCCGGTGGAGGAGATCGCCCGTCATGCCGACACCATTCCGTATACCTTGTTGTGTGGGATTACGCAAAGGGTACAGGTCATCGAACAAGGCTTGGACGATCAGGCCGATCAAACCGTCACTTCGACCTCGTAG
- a CDS encoding HD-GYP domain-containing protein, with translation MDSQHIDLHRSVISLSCALDLVGIDEVKHGKRVAMMAWHIADKLGWPEAERLSILYAGMLHDCGVAKIREHRQLTESLEWDGAEAHCLRGAEYLEACPPLAYLADEIRYHHTRWEELLLLPLSQRLRLRTNLLFLADRIDVLQVPYLNSEQILVAAPRIVECLQSYSGCLFAPELLAAFAELARSQAFWLAMDPDYLDEDLRELGRDVAEVELGYAALREMARLFSRIVDAKSPYTEQHSERVAQIARCLAADFGIAGSDLDQVEIAGLLHDIGKLRVSEDIIDKPGSLTSDERACMQRHSYDTFRILQRVFADSKIPEWAGLHHENLRGEGYPFKTLGKSLELECRIISVADIFQALAQSRPYREGMHLADIIDHLQQLVEDGVLDGEVVAKLVANADRYYELAQGYCPID, from the coding sequence ATGGATAGTCAACACATCGATTTGCATCGCTCAGTTATTTCTTTGAGCTGCGCATTGGATTTGGTCGGTATCGACGAAGTCAAGCATGGCAAACGGGTGGCGATGATGGCATGGCATATCGCCGATAAACTCGGCTGGCCGGAGGCGGAGAGATTGAGCATTCTCTACGCAGGCATGTTGCACGATTGCGGGGTGGCCAAGATTCGCGAGCACCGGCAACTGACCGAATCGCTGGAATGGGATGGCGCCGAAGCGCATTGCCTGCGGGGCGCGGAATACTTGGAAGCATGTCCGCCGTTGGCTTATTTGGCAGACGAGATACGCTATCATCACACTCGCTGGGAAGAGTTGTTGTTATTGCCGCTGTCGCAGAGACTGCGGCTGCGCACCAATCTGTTGTTCCTGGCTGATCGCATTGATGTGTTGCAAGTACCCTATCTGAATAGCGAACAAATCCTGGTCGCCGCGCCACGAATCGTGGAGTGTTTACAAAGTTATTCCGGCTGTCTGTTTGCGCCGGAATTGTTGGCGGCATTTGCCGAGCTGGCGAGGAGTCAGGCATTTTGGTTGGCGATGGATCCGGATTATCTGGACGAGGATTTACGTGAACTTGGGCGAGACGTGGCGGAAGTGGAGCTGGGTTACGCCGCTCTGCGAGAAATGGCGCGGCTGTTTTCGAGGATTGTCGATGCCAAGAGTCCTTATACCGAACAACATTCGGAACGGGTTGCGCAAATCGCTCGGTGTTTGGCGGCGGATTTCGGCATTGCCGGTTCCGATCTGGATCAGGTAGAGATTGCCGGTTTGCTGCACGACATTGGCAAGCTGCGCGTCTCCGAGGATATTATCGATAAGCCCGGCAGCTTGACCTCCGATGAACGGGCCTGCATGCAGCGGCATAGTTACGATACTTTCCGGATTCTGCAGCGGGTGTTTGCCGATTCCAAAATACCTGAGTGGGCCGGCTTGCATCATGAAAATCTGCGCGGCGAAGGCTATCCGTTTAAGACGCTCGGCAAATCGCTGGAGCTGGAATGCCGGATTATCAGCGTCGCCGACATTTTTCAGGCCTTAGCGCAATCGCGGCCGTATCGTGAGGGCATGCACTTGGCCGATATTATCGATCATCTCCAGCAATTGGTGGAGGATGGCGTGTTAGACGGCGAGGTGGTTGCCAAGCTGGTTGCGAACGCGGACCGCTATTACGAATTGGCGCAGGGCTATTGCCCGATCGATTAA